One Sinorhizobium sp. BG8 DNA window includes the following coding sequences:
- a CDS encoding sugar ABC transporter ATP-binding protein: MEYLLEVEGLQKSFSGVAALRSGRLLLKPGSVHALCGGNGAGKSTFLKILMGIHARDSGSIRRRGVEVVYSTPAEALAAGIAIIEQELSPIPHMTVAENIYLGREPSSRFGGIDFKTMNRNAQVLLDRLEFNIRANQFMMNLSVAQVQLVEIAKALSHDAEVIFMDEPTSAIGEKEAQHLFSAIERLKAEGKGIVYVSHRLSEIFQIADAYTVFRDGSYVGSGDLAEIDRPELIRMIVGRELGEEYIKTNAPTDIAGLEVSGLTAPGKIADVSFTANKGEILGIYGLMGSGRTEIFNCLFGLDTPSGGTIKLDGEAIEVSKPADAMAHGLAFVTEDRKLTGLNLADSVRNNICLASLPEMSPNFSMNRRMELAASQQMIERFSIKAARDTMAVSGLSGGNQQKVVLGKWFLRKPKVLLLDEPTRGVDVGAKREIYRIICDFAEAGGTVVMISSEIDEVLGMSDRILVMRQGRPTGIYRREETDAQSLVHLST, from the coding sequence TTGGAATACCTGCTCGAAGTAGAAGGGCTGCAGAAGTCCTTCAGTGGCGTTGCGGCTTTGCGCAGCGGCCGGCTCCTGCTCAAGCCGGGTTCAGTCCATGCTCTGTGCGGCGGCAACGGCGCCGGCAAATCGACGTTTCTAAAAATTCTGATGGGAATTCACGCTCGGGATAGCGGCTCTATCCGTCGCCGGGGGGTGGAGGTCGTGTACTCGACCCCTGCCGAAGCGCTGGCCGCCGGCATAGCCATCATCGAGCAGGAATTGAGCCCGATCCCGCACATGACGGTGGCCGAGAACATCTATCTTGGCAGGGAACCTTCCAGCCGCTTTGGCGGGATCGATTTCAAGACGATGAACCGCAACGCGCAGGTTCTGCTCGACAGGCTGGAATTCAACATCCGCGCCAACCAGTTCATGATGAATCTGTCGGTTGCGCAGGTCCAGCTGGTGGAGATCGCCAAGGCCCTCAGCCACGATGCCGAAGTCATCTTCATGGATGAACCGACGTCCGCCATCGGCGAGAAGGAAGCGCAGCATCTGTTCTCGGCGATCGAGCGGCTGAAGGCCGAGGGCAAGGGCATCGTCTATGTCTCGCACCGCCTCTCTGAAATCTTCCAGATTGCCGATGCCTACACCGTGTTTCGCGACGGAAGCTACGTCGGAAGCGGCGATCTGGCTGAGATCGATCGGCCGGAACTGATCCGCATGATCGTCGGTCGGGAACTGGGTGAGGAATACATCAAGACCAATGCGCCGACCGACATTGCCGGGCTTGAGGTGAGCGGGCTTACCGCGCCGGGCAAGATCGCTGACGTCTCGTTTACAGCCAACAAGGGTGAGATTCTCGGGATCTATGGGCTGATGGGTTCCGGACGCACCGAAATCTTCAACTGCCTTTTCGGGCTCGATACGCCGTCGGGCGGAACGATCAAGCTCGATGGTGAAGCGATAGAGGTCAGCAAGCCGGCCGACGCCATGGCCCATGGTCTCGCATTCGTCACCGAGGATCGAAAGCTGACCGGTCTCAACCTGGCGGACAGCGTGCGCAACAACATCTGCCTCGCAAGCCTGCCTGAGATGAGCCCGAACTTCTCTATGAACCGGCGGATGGAGCTGGCGGCGAGCCAGCAGATGATCGAGCGCTTCAGCATCAAGGCTGCGCGTGACACCATGGCCGTTTCGGGCCTGTCGGGCGGAAACCAGCAGAAGGTCGTTCTCGGCAAGTGGTTCCTGCGAAAGCCGAAGGTTCTGCTTCTTGATGAGCCCACCCGCGGGGTCGATGTGGGTGCCAAGCGAGAGATCTACCGCATCATTTGCGACTTCGCAGAGGCCGGCGGCACCGTCGTGATGATCTCTTCCGAGATCGACGAGGTGCTCGGCATGTCTGACCGGATCCTGGTGATGCGCCAGGGCCGCCCCACCGGAATTTATCGCAGGGAGGAGACGGACGCTCAGTCACTCGTCCATCTGTCGACGTGA
- a CDS encoding bifunctional sugar-binding transcriptional regulator/dihydroxyacetone kinase subunit DhaK — MSPSGKTTGSKVSQAESFDAMPLRYGDDPYVWACWLYYEEGRTQHDIADIMGISRATVNSYLADARSRGIVNISLEPSRLSSLAIAQELKRHFGLHDCLVVPSDDGSRALIDRLGTAGGQAVAKLLKSGDTLAVAWGRTVLAIAENTSSSDLQDVTVVQATGGTRASFPYTPELCASAMAQATGARLINLTAPAIVASATVQKAFLQEALIEEQFAALAGANKALFSVSSLRPNSTIHTSGFFESVSIQEYLAKNAVGVLAGRFIDSQGQPVPGPLDERTIGISLDMLKQIRMRIAVAGGFDKVPAILGALRGGYVSVLITDAATGRGILNADGVTEINQKLSPRSRSENTTPLPANFRTHIKKFLNNPDDVVDEMLEGVTKAHSAYIAPIKGSNRTLVARDGPRPGKVGLVIGGGTGHEPCFLGYVGKGLADAVAVGNIFSSPPPGPILECARAASGGQGVLFVYGNYAGDVMNFEMAAEMAQEENITVRSVLTTDDIASSPVEDRDGRRGVAGNFFIFKIAGAACDRGLSLADCEAVTRKANSRTFTMGVALEPCSLPQTRRHNFEIGPDDIEIGMGIHGERGVVRDKMMSADEITDRIMDRIFGEMNAVPGDRVAVLVNSFGATPLMELYILFRRVEQRLGAKNIHIEANWVGHYCTSLDMVGVSISILHLDQELSELLRHPCETAFLRIN, encoded by the coding sequence ATGTCACCATCAGGGAAAACAACGGGAAGCAAGGTCAGTCAGGCGGAATCGTTTGACGCGATGCCCCTTCGATATGGGGACGATCCCTATGTCTGGGCCTGTTGGCTCTACTATGAGGAAGGCCGCACGCAGCACGATATCGCTGATATCATGGGAATTTCCCGCGCGACGGTGAACAGCTATCTCGCCGATGCCCGTAGCCGCGGCATCGTGAACATATCTCTTGAGCCGAGCCGCCTGAGTTCACTTGCCATCGCGCAAGAACTGAAGCGCCATTTCGGGCTGCACGATTGTCTGGTCGTTCCCAGCGATGACGGTTCACGTGCCTTGATCGATCGTCTGGGGACAGCGGGCGGGCAGGCCGTCGCCAAATTGCTGAAGTCAGGCGATACTCTGGCGGTAGCGTGGGGGCGCACTGTTTTGGCGATAGCCGAAAATACGTCCTCCTCCGACCTTCAGGATGTGACCGTGGTGCAGGCCACGGGTGGGACAAGAGCGAGCTTTCCCTATACACCTGAGTTGTGCGCGTCTGCCATGGCCCAGGCGACCGGCGCAAGGCTGATCAATCTTACCGCGCCGGCCATCGTCGCCAGCGCTACGGTGCAGAAGGCATTCCTGCAGGAGGCATTGATCGAAGAGCAATTCGCTGCCTTGGCCGGAGCGAACAAGGCGCTCTTCAGTGTGTCGTCCTTGCGTCCCAACTCAACCATTCATACGAGCGGGTTCTTCGAGTCGGTCTCGATACAGGAATACCTCGCGAAGAATGCGGTCGGGGTCCTCGCTGGACGCTTCATTGATTCGCAAGGTCAGCCCGTCCCGGGTCCGCTGGACGAAAGGACGATAGGCATCTCCCTCGACATGCTGAAGCAGATCAGGATGCGCATCGCAGTCGCGGGCGGCTTCGACAAGGTTCCCGCGATCCTCGGTGCACTCCGCGGTGGGTATGTAAGCGTCCTCATTACAGATGCTGCCACCGGGCGCGGCATTCTGAACGCCGATGGCGTGACGGAGATCAATCAAAAGCTGTCTCCCCGGTCACGAAGCGAGAACACGACGCCATTGCCGGCGAACTTCCGCACGCATATCAAGAAGTTTCTCAACAATCCCGACGATGTCGTGGATGAGATGCTCGAAGGTGTGACCAAGGCTCATTCGGCCTATATCGCGCCGATCAAGGGATCGAACCGCACGCTGGTAGCGCGCGATGGTCCGCGACCGGGCAAGGTGGGCTTGGTCATCGGGGGCGGGACCGGTCATGAGCCCTGTTTTCTCGGCTATGTCGGCAAGGGCCTTGCCGATGCTGTCGCCGTCGGAAACATCTTTTCGTCGCCGCCTCCCGGGCCAATTCTAGAATGCGCGAGAGCTGCCTCCGGCGGCCAAGGAGTTCTCTTCGTCTACGGCAACTATGCTGGCGACGTCATGAATTTCGAAATGGCAGCGGAGATGGCGCAGGAGGAAAACATCACAGTTCGCTCTGTCCTCACGACAGACGACATAGCGTCGTCCCCGGTCGAGGATAGGGACGGCAGACGCGGTGTTGCCGGGAATTTCTTCATCTTCAAGATCGCGGGAGCGGCGTGCGATCGCGGTTTGTCTCTCGCCGACTGTGAAGCGGTAACAAGGAAGGCAAACAGCCGCACCTTTACAATGGGCGTGGCGCTAGAACCATGCTCGTTGCCCCAGACCCGGCGACACAATTTTGAGATCGGGCCTGACGACATCGAGATCGGGATGGGCATCCACGGCGAGCGTGGCGTGGTTCGCGATAAGATGATGAGCGCGGATGAAATCACGGATCGGATCATGGACCGTATTTTCGGTGAGATGAACGCGGTGCCGGGGGATCGTGTGGCCGTGCTCGTGAACTCGTTTGGTGCGACTCCCCTGATGGAACTCTACATTCTGTTCCGCCGCGTGGAACAACGCCTGGGAGCCAAGAACATCCACATAGAGGCGAATTGGGTCGGCCACTACTGCACCTCGCTCGATATGGTCGGCGTATCCATCTCCATTCTGCATCTGGATCAGGAATTGTCCGAGCTGCTCCGTCACCCGTGCGAAACGGCGTTCCTTCGCATAAATTGA
- a CDS encoding LLM class flavin-dependent oxidoreductase: MKKRLIYNAFAHVTPNHHSHGFWRHPDGRHQLDFKRLDPWIELAREAERGKLDAVFLADVVGIYDKFRDGKQTSIRTAMQFPSHDPASIVSALAAATSNIGFAVTSAVFQEHPFSFARKLSTLDHISDGRVGWNIVTSYLNNAARNFGLPSLPEHDERYVWAEEYMEVVYKLWEGSWEDDALVADPESGVYAIPEKVHTIDHAGPRYSVEGPHIVEPSPQRTPILYQAGGSEAGRNFAARHAEATFIAARTPRAAAEDVADLRGRVRRAGRAPDDLKILASLAPVIGSTEEEARRKQKELKDWLSIEALQSFWSGSLGVDLSTIDPAGRLDEILNTNHVRGAVRAFIQSAPDGVITFGDLLRETFSGRSPGTPEQIADEIERYRDAGVDGFNIVPVTTLGWWTEFVDEVVPVLRKRGLIQSDYGPGTLRQKLFGRGSHLPSKHPARQHRFWDATQSAAE; encoded by the coding sequence TTGAAAAAGCGTCTCATCTACAATGCCTTCGCGCATGTTACCCCTAACCACCACAGCCATGGGTTCTGGCGTCACCCGGACGGACGCCACCAGCTCGATTTCAAGCGTCTCGATCCGTGGATCGAATTGGCGCGCGAAGCAGAGCGCGGCAAGCTGGATGCCGTCTTCCTCGCGGACGTCGTAGGCATCTATGACAAGTTCCGCGATGGCAAACAGACATCGATCCGCACCGCAATGCAGTTTCCGAGCCATGATCCTGCAAGCATTGTATCCGCCCTCGCCGCGGCAACCAGCAACATAGGCTTTGCGGTCACGAGCGCGGTCTTTCAGGAGCACCCCTTCAGCTTCGCCCGCAAGCTTTCGACGCTTGACCACATCAGCGACGGACGCGTGGGATGGAACATCGTCACCTCCTATCTCAACAATGCGGCCCGCAATTTCGGCCTCCCGTCCTTGCCTGAGCATGACGAACGCTATGTGTGGGCCGAGGAGTACATGGAGGTCGTCTACAAGCTGTGGGAGGGGAGCTGGGAGGACGACGCTCTCGTTGCCGATCCGGAAAGCGGCGTCTACGCCATACCGGAGAAGGTTCATACGATTGACCACGCTGGACCGCGATACAGCGTCGAAGGGCCGCATATCGTTGAGCCATCTCCGCAACGCACGCCCATTCTCTATCAGGCAGGTGGTTCGGAAGCAGGGCGCAACTTTGCGGCTCGCCATGCCGAGGCGACCTTCATTGCCGCCCGCACCCCACGCGCCGCGGCCGAGGATGTAGCCGACCTTCGCGGGCGCGTGCGCCGCGCCGGACGCGCGCCGGATGACCTCAAGATTCTCGCTTCCCTCGCCCCGGTGATCGGCTCGACCGAGGAAGAGGCGCGGCGCAAACAGAAGGAATTGAAGGATTGGCTCAGCATCGAGGCGCTCCAGTCCTTCTGGAGCGGAAGTCTCGGGGTGGATCTCTCCACCATCGACCCGGCGGGACGCCTTGACGAGATTCTCAACACCAATCATGTGCGCGGGGCGGTCCGCGCCTTCATCCAGTCCGCACCGGACGGTGTGATCACCTTCGGAGATCTCCTGAGGGAAACCTTCTCCGGCCGGTCCCCCGGCACGCCCGAACAGATTGCAGACGAGATTGAACGCTATCGCGACGCTGGCGTCGACGGTTTCAATATCGTGCCTGTGACAACACTTGGCTGGTGGACGGAGTTTGTCGACGAGGTCGTCCCGGTCTTGAGAAAGCGCGGGCTTATCCAATCCGACTACGGCCCGGGCACACTACGCCAGAAGCTCTTCGGCCGCGGCTCCCACCTGCCCTCAAAACACCCTGCGCGCCAGCATCGTTTCTGGGATGCAACCCAAAGCGCCGCGGAGTGA
- a CDS encoding dihydroxyacetone kinase subunit DhaK, with protein MQRFVNNPDEVVEDTVKGFIKAHSDIVRLAENPRVVVAKGAPQAGKVGVVTGGGSGHEPAFIGYTGKNMLDAVAVGELFSSPTAKSFHDAIREANGGKGVIVLYGNYAGDNMNVKMATKLAAKDDIEVATVVANDDVCSAPVEEREKRRGVAGEIFMWKIGGAKAATGASLEEVRVTAQKAIDNCRSIGVGLGPCTLPAVGHPNFEIKPGTMEVGIGHHGEPGVRVEPLKSAQDVAKDMCQIVLDDHNLPKGTEVAVLVSGLGATPINELYILNDTIETEITGRGLKIYKTYVGNYFTSLEMVGATLTVLALDEELKELLDVEVRCTTIL; from the coding sequence ATGCAGCGTTTCGTAAACAACCCCGACGAAGTTGTCGAAGATACGGTGAAGGGATTCATCAAAGCCCATTCCGACATTGTTCGTCTTGCAGAAAATCCTCGCGTCGTTGTCGCGAAGGGAGCGCCGCAAGCAGGTAAGGTGGGTGTCGTGACAGGTGGCGGCTCGGGTCATGAGCCCGCGTTCATCGGTTACACCGGCAAGAACATGCTGGACGCGGTAGCGGTTGGAGAATTGTTCTCGTCGCCGACTGCAAAGAGCTTCCATGATGCCATTCGTGAGGCAAACGGCGGCAAGGGCGTCATCGTGCTTTACGGCAACTATGCCGGCGACAACATGAACGTCAAAATGGCGACCAAACTTGCCGCGAAGGATGACATCGAGGTTGCAACCGTCGTCGCCAATGATGACGTCTGCTCGGCCCCAGTGGAAGAACGCGAAAAGCGCCGGGGCGTCGCCGGCGAGATCTTCATGTGGAAGATCGGTGGCGCCAAGGCAGCGACCGGCGCCTCGCTGGAAGAGGTGCGCGTCACGGCACAGAAAGCCATCGACAATTGCCGTTCCATCGGCGTCGGGCTTGGACCTTGCACATTGCCAGCGGTGGGCCATCCGAACTTCGAGATCAAACCGGGCACGATGGAAGTGGGTATCGGCCACCATGGCGAACCCGGTGTGCGCGTGGAGCCACTGAAATCGGCGCAGGACGTGGCGAAGGACATGTGTCAGATCGTCCTGGACGATCACAACCTTCCGAAGGGAACTGAAGTTGCGGTTCTCGTCTCGGGACTCGGCGCGACGCCCATCAACGAACTCTACATATTGAATGACACCATCGAGACGGAGATCACCGGTCGAGGTCTGAAAATTTACAAGACCTATGTCGGCAACTACTTCACATCGCTTGAAATGGTTGGTGCAACCCTGACCGTATTGGCCCTTGACGAGGAACTGAAGGAGCTCCTTGACGTCGAGGTCCGGTGCACCACAATCTTGTAA
- a CDS encoding substrate-binding domain-containing protein: protein MRKILIALAAATALMASPTLAQDKKLKIGAAPYGLNAEFMQIWSAALEQHPAVKSGEVELTVFDGRYDALVQQEQFNTMITQKFDAIIFVPIDIEAGATAVQAAHDAGIPVIGSNTRVNSDLLTAYVGSDDTISGYMEAKTVLDKIGCKGNVVILEGPIGQSAQISRLEGNKKALAECPDVQVLEDQTANWSRAEAQTLMENWLTSHPGQINGVIGQNDEMALGAIEAIKAANLNVGDFAIAGIDGITDALHAVKEGTMTSILQDARAQAQGALDLAILQAKKGDYKPQSDIWAQYPDMPFNDGKDTNYNVPWTPVTGDNVDKLLETRK, encoded by the coding sequence ATGAGGAAAATTCTGATTGCGCTGGCTGCTGCCACCGCTCTGATGGCATCGCCGACCCTGGCGCAAGATAAGAAGCTGAAGATTGGCGCAGCGCCGTACGGCCTGAATGCCGAATTCATGCAGATCTGGTCGGCGGCGCTTGAACAGCATCCCGCGGTGAAGAGTGGAGAAGTTGAGCTGACAGTCTTCGACGGTCGCTATGACGCACTTGTCCAGCAGGAGCAGTTCAATACGATGATCACGCAGAAATTTGACGCGATCATCTTTGTTCCGATCGACATCGAAGCAGGTGCAACTGCCGTGCAGGCAGCACATGATGCAGGCATTCCGGTCATTGGCTCGAACACCAGGGTGAACTCCGACCTGCTCACCGCCTATGTCGGTTCCGACGACACGATCTCCGGCTACATGGAAGCTAAGACCGTGCTCGACAAGATCGGATGCAAGGGCAACGTCGTTATCCTCGAGGGCCCGATTGGACAGTCTGCGCAGATCTCGCGCCTCGAGGGCAACAAGAAGGCTCTCGCCGAATGCCCGGACGTTCAGGTTCTCGAAGATCAGACTGCCAATTGGTCGCGTGCCGAAGCTCAGACCCTGATGGAGAACTGGTTGACGTCGCACCCGGGGCAAATCAACGGCGTCATCGGTCAGAATGACGAAATGGCACTCGGTGCAATCGAAGCGATCAAGGCTGCCAACCTGAACGTTGGTGATTTTGCTATCGCTGGCATCGACGGCATCACTGACGCACTGCACGCCGTCAAGGAAGGTACCATGACCTCGATCCTGCAGGACGCCCGCGCCCAGGCACAGGGTGCCCTCGATCTGGCGATCCTCCAGGCGAAGAAGGGCGACTACAAACCCCAGTCAGACATCTGGGCCCAGTATCCTGACATGCCGTTCAACGACGGCAAGGACACGAACTATAACGTTCCGTGGACCCCGGTGACGGGCGACAACGTCGATAAGCTTCTCGAAACGCGCAAGTAG
- the dhaL gene encoding dihydroxyacetone kinase subunit DhaL: protein MAETASHDLSRMFQLIAVVMHTEKDHLSELDGAVGDADHGITMSLGFAAVSSAIARLDIERTLPSEILSAAATAFLDAVGASTGPLYATGFRKAAQALKEDESLSQAGQAAIVGAITQGIKDRGKGQRGDKTMLDAWIPAVEAAQQANEKGLGVREMWDEIVAAAEGGANSTRSMVAARGRAARLGERSLGHVDPGAASAVLILRAMRGAFAQ, encoded by the coding sequence ATGGCGGAAACGGCATCACACGATCTCAGCCGGATGTTTCAACTTATCGCTGTTGTCATGCATACTGAGAAGGATCACCTGTCGGAGCTTGATGGTGCCGTTGGCGATGCCGATCACGGGATCACCATGTCCCTCGGATTTGCTGCCGTCAGCAGCGCAATTGCAAGGCTCGATATCGAGCGGACATTGCCGTCTGAAATCCTGTCCGCTGCCGCGACGGCGTTCCTTGATGCTGTCGGTGCATCAACGGGACCGCTCTATGCAACGGGCTTCCGAAAAGCAGCCCAGGCCCTGAAGGAAGACGAAAGCCTTTCGCAAGCGGGACAGGCTGCAATCGTGGGAGCGATCACGCAGGGCATCAAGGATCGGGGCAAGGGCCAGCGCGGAGACAAGACGATGCTGGATGCCTGGATTCCGGCCGTCGAGGCCGCCCAGCAAGCAAACGAGAAGGGACTGGGCGTACGGGAAATGTGGGACGAGATCGTTGCCGCCGCGGAAGGGGGCGCAAACTCCACCCGGTCAATGGTCGCCGCACGGGGGCGCGCAGCGCGGCTGGGGGAACGATCGCTGGGCCATGTCGACCCGGGCGCTGCATCGGCAGTGCTGATACTGCGTGCGATGAGGGGCGCCTTCGCGCAGTGA
- a CDS encoding SDR family oxidoreductase, whose translation MTDKAPEIDLNFPLTGKVALVTGGASGIGAAICEAFIAKGAHVAVLDINEDIAKAKADALGANAKPFVCDVSNPDSVNAAVAGVVSAFGGIDIAVNSAGVVYLAPAEELSLDHWDRTININLKGSFLVTQAVGKAMITAGKGGKIVNLASQAGTVAIEDHVAYCASKFGVIGMSKTFAAEWGKYGIRVNTISPTIVLTELGKKAWSGEKGDAAKKRIPAGRFAFPEEIAAAAVFLTSAGADMINGADLLIDGGYTIL comes from the coding sequence ATGACCGACAAAGCTCCTGAAATCGACCTGAACTTTCCGCTGACTGGCAAAGTCGCCCTTGTGACCGGCGGCGCGTCGGGCATCGGCGCCGCAATTTGCGAGGCTTTCATCGCCAAGGGTGCACATGTTGCCGTTCTCGACATCAACGAGGACATCGCGAAAGCCAAGGCTGACGCGTTGGGAGCCAATGCCAAGCCATTCGTCTGTGACGTGTCGAACCCGGACTCGGTGAATGCAGCCGTCGCCGGAGTCGTGTCTGCATTCGGCGGAATCGACATTGCCGTCAACAGTGCCGGCGTAGTGTACCTTGCGCCCGCCGAGGAGCTGTCTCTCGACCATTGGGACAGAACGATCAACATCAACCTCAAGGGAAGCTTCCTCGTAACCCAAGCTGTCGGAAAGGCGATGATCACGGCTGGCAAGGGCGGAAAGATCGTGAATCTGGCGTCCCAGGCCGGAACGGTCGCGATCGAGGACCATGTCGCCTATTGTGCATCGAAATTCGGTGTCATCGGGATGTCGAAGACCTTCGCCGCCGAATGGGGGAAGTACGGAATCCGCGTCAATACCATCTCGCCCACCATTGTGCTGACCGAACTCGGCAAGAAAGCATGGTCCGGTGAAAAAGGTGACGCCGCAAAGAAGCGCATTCCCGCTGGCCGTTTTGCGTTCCCCGAAGAGATCGCGGCCGCCGCGGTGTTTCTTACCTCTGCTGGCGCCGACATGATCAACGGTGCCGATCTGCTGATCGACGGCGGCTATACAATTCTCTGA
- a CDS encoding ABC transporter permease encodes MSTTENNSSTTWLGSDRRRLIIQEYGIFLAFLLLAVILSLSNEYFLTPGNISNVLLQTSINGILAIGMTFVILTRGIDLSVGSVVALAGIVSASFATTSATAGIAGAPYSPFIAIPIGVLVGVACGALVGVIVSKFAVPAFVATLGMLSAARGLTLIYGGGKPVPALTPDFRWIGTGNILGIPMPVVLLVVVFLVSWWVLNRTRFGRYIYAVGGNPHAANTSGINVSRLRFAVYVISGGLSGLAGMILSARTGSALPQAGIAYELDAIAAVVIGGTSLSGGVGRITGTLIGALIIGVMNNGLDLMGIQSYYQQVLKGALIVGAVMLDQKRNQGA; translated from the coding sequence GTGTCTACCACCGAGAACAATTCATCTACCACCTGGCTGGGCTCTGATCGCCGCAGATTGATTATTCAGGAGTATGGGATTTTTCTCGCCTTCCTGCTTCTGGCAGTGATCCTGTCGCTGTCGAACGAGTATTTCCTGACTCCGGGAAACATCTCGAACGTGCTTCTGCAAACATCGATTAATGGAATACTCGCAATCGGGATGACCTTCGTCATCCTGACGAGAGGCATCGATCTTTCCGTCGGCTCTGTCGTGGCTCTTGCCGGCATCGTCAGTGCGAGCTTCGCAACGACATCGGCAACGGCAGGCATTGCCGGCGCCCCATATTCGCCATTCATCGCCATACCGATCGGGGTGCTCGTAGGCGTTGCCTGTGGCGCACTCGTCGGAGTGATCGTCTCCAAATTCGCGGTTCCGGCATTCGTAGCGACGCTTGGCATGCTGTCGGCTGCAAGGGGACTGACACTCATCTATGGAGGTGGCAAGCCGGTGCCGGCGCTGACACCGGATTTCCGGTGGATCGGCACAGGCAACATACTCGGGATCCCAATGCCCGTCGTACTGCTCGTGGTCGTGTTCCTGGTCTCCTGGTGGGTACTGAACCGCACCCGGTTCGGCCGCTACATCTATGCCGTCGGTGGGAACCCGCACGCTGCCAATACCTCGGGCATCAACGTGAGCCGCCTTCGCTTCGCCGTTTACGTCATATCGGGCGGCCTGTCCGGACTTGCTGGCATGATCCTTTCGGCGCGCACCGGATCTGCACTTCCCCAGGCCGGCATTGCCTATGAGCTGGACGCAATTGCGGCCGTCGTGATCGGTGGCACCAGCCTTTCGGGAGGCGTCGGCCGCATCACCGGTACGCTCATCGGTGCACTCATCATCGGCGTCATGAACAACGGTTTGGACCTCATGGGTATCCAGTCCTACTACCAGCAGGTGCTGAAGGGCGCGCTGATCGTTGGCGCCGTCATGCTGGATCAAAAGCGCAATCAGGGAGCCTGA
- the dhaL gene encoding dihydroxyacetone kinase subunit DhaL has product MQTLKNAAAGDIVLSMAARIIENRAYLSEIDGKIGDGDHGVNMAKGFGMAAERLKGQDLSLAASLETLGTILMTEIGGSMGPLYGVMFTEFAEKLEGVDLIDSAAFSRMLHAGLEGIQSIGSAKVGDKTLLDALVPAVDAFDASIASGNSFGEALDALVDAAEAGRDSTINLVAKIGRASRLGDRSLGVLDAGATSCAIILKELSVGARDRLQ; this is encoded by the coding sequence ATGCAGACACTTAAAAACGCGGCCGCTGGCGATATCGTTCTCTCCATGGCAGCGCGTATCATTGAGAACCGCGCCTATCTCAGCGAAATCGATGGCAAAATTGGCGACGGCGACCACGGCGTCAACATGGCCAAGGGGTTCGGAATGGCGGCCGAGCGCCTGAAGGGACAGGACCTTTCGCTGGCGGCCTCCCTGGAAACCCTCGGCACGATCCTGATGACGGAAATCGGCGGCTCCATGGGGCCACTGTACGGTGTCATGTTTACGGAGTTTGCCGAAAAGCTTGAAGGCGTCGACTTGATCGACAGCGCCGCCTTCAGCCGGATGCTTCACGCCGGGCTGGAAGGGATCCAGTCCATTGGTTCGGCAAAGGTCGGAGACAAGACGCTCCTGGACGCTCTGGTCCCGGCGGTCGATGCCTTCGACGCCTCGATTGCTTCTGGCAATTCATTCGGCGAAGCCCTCGATGCTCTCGTCGACGCAGCTGAGGCTGGTCGCGATTCAACGATCAACCTGGTAGCAAAAATTGGAAGGGCCAGCCGTCTGGGCGACCGTTCCCTCGGTGTGCTTGACGCCGGTGCGACGTCTTGCGCGATTATCCTCAAGGAATTGTCGGTCGGCGCTCGGGATCGACTCCAGTAG